A single Fusobacterium hominis DNA region contains:
- the mglA gene encoding galactose/methyl galactoside ABC transporter ATP-binding protein MglA: MENCKYLLEMNNICKEFPGVKALDGATLKVRPHSVHALMGENGAGKSTLMKCLFGIYEKDSGEILFEGKPINFKSSKEALENGVSMVHQELNQVLQRNVLDNIWLGRYPRKGLFIDEKKMYEDTKKIFNDLGIDVDPRAKMGDLAVSARQMVEIAKAVSYNSKILIMDEPTSSLTEKEVEHLFRIIRKLREKGCGIVYISHKMEEIKAISDDITILRDGKWIGTKSVADLSTDQIISMMVGRDLTNRFPPKDNEVKEMILKVEGLTAKNQPSINDVSFELHKGEILGIAGLVGAKRTDIVETIFGIREKESGKIFIHGKEVKNHNPNEAIANGFSLVTEERRATGIYSVLNICFNSTIANLDSYKKSRFSLLSNKNLSKDTQWVIDSMHVKTPSQKTTIGSLSGGNQQKVILGRWLLTEPEVLMLDEPTRGIDVLAKYEIYQLMIELAKKGKGIIMVSSEMPELLGVTDRILVMSNGRVAGIVKTSETNQEEIMTLSAKYL, from the coding sequence ATGGAAAACTGCAAATATTTGCTGGAAATGAATAATATATGTAAAGAATTTCCAGGTGTAAAAGCGTTGGATGGAGCAACTTTAAAAGTTAGACCACATTCAGTTCACGCCCTAATGGGAGAAAATGGAGCTGGAAAATCTACTTTAATGAAATGTCTCTTTGGAATATATGAAAAGGATTCTGGAGAAATTTTATTTGAAGGAAAACCCATTAATTTCAAATCTTCAAAAGAAGCACTTGAAAATGGGGTATCAATGGTACATCAAGAACTAAATCAGGTTTTACAAAGAAATGTTCTTGATAATATCTGGCTTGGTAGATATCCTAGAAAAGGGCTATTTATAGATGAGAAAAAAATGTACGAAGACACAAAAAAAATATTTAATGATCTAGGAATAGATGTCGATCCTCGTGCAAAAATGGGTGATTTAGCTGTTTCTGCAAGACAGATGGTAGAGATTGCTAAAGCTGTTTCATACAACTCTAAAATTCTTATTATGGATGAACCTACTTCATCTCTAACTGAAAAAGAAGTTGAGCACCTATTTAGAATAATCAGAAAACTTAGAGAAAAAGGTTGTGGTATAGTTTATATTTCTCATAAAATGGAAGAAATTAAAGCTATATCAGATGATATTACTATTCTAAGAGATGGTAAATGGATTGGAACTAAATCTGTTGCAGATTTAAGTACAGACCAAATAATAAGTATGATGGTTGGAAGAGATTTAACTAATCGTTTCCCTCCTAAGGACAATGAAGTTAAAGAAATGATTTTAAAAGTTGAAGGACTCACAGCTAAAAATCAACCATCAATAAATGACGTATCTTTTGAATTACATAAAGGTGAAATTTTAGGTATTGCTGGTCTTGTTGGAGCTAAAAGAACAGATATTGTAGAAACAATTTTTGGTATCAGAGAAAAAGAAAGTGGTAAGATATTTATCCATGGTAAAGAGGTTAAAAATCATAATCCTAATGAAGCTATAGCCAATGGTTTCTCATTAGTTACAGAAGAACGTAGAGCAACTGGTATATACAGTGTTTTAAACATATGTTTTAATTCTACTATTGCTAATTTAGATAGTTATAAAAAGAGCAGATTTTCTTTACTAAGCAATAAAAATCTTAGTAAAGATACTCAATGGGTAATTGATAGTATGCATGTTAAAACACCTTCACAAAAAACAACTATCGGATCTCTATCTGGTGGTAACCAACAAAAAGTTATCTTAGGTAGATGGCTTCTAACTGAACCTGAAGTTTTGATGCTAGATGAACCAACTAGAGGTATAGATGTTTTAGCTAAATATGAAATATATCAACTTATGATTGAATTAGCTAAAAAAGGTAAAGGTATCATTATGGTTTCTTCTGAAATGCCTGAATTACTAGGTGTTACTGATAGAATTTTAGTCATGAGTAATGGTAGAGTTGCAGGAATTGTTAAAACTTCTGAAACTAATCAAGAAGAAATTATGACATTATCTGCTAAATATTTATAA
- the mglB gene encoding galactose/glucose ABC transporter substrate-binding protein MglB, with protein MKKTGLFIGALLLAAGLSGCGDKPADKAANATPDQANATAQQTGDQKKLRIGFTAYKYDDNFIALFRKVVHEEADKMKDKVDLIMNDSQNAQQVQNDQIDAMLSKGVDGLAINLVDPAAGETVMTKIKAEDVPVVFYNKKPAKAVLDAYDKAYYVGIDPNAQGIAQGELIMKAWKANPNLDLNKDGVIQYVMLKGEPGHPDAEARTIYSVKTLNDNGIKTEELALDAAMWDTALAKDKMDAWLSGPNGDKIEVVICNNDSMAFGAIEALRAAGKQLPVFGVDALPEAIVKIKEGEMAGTVLNDANGQGVGTWDMIVNLAAGKNPTDGTDFVLENKELLIPSIGIDKDNVDQFNK; from the coding sequence ATGAAAAAAACAGGACTTTTTATAGGAGCTCTTTTATTAGCAGCTGGTTTATCTGGATGTGGAGACAAGCCTGCAGATAAAGCAGCTAACGCAACACCAGATCAAGCAAATGCTACTGCTCAACAAACTGGTGATCAAAAAAAATTAAGAATAGGATTTACAGCTTACAAATATGATGATAACTTCATTGCTTTATTTAGAAAAGTAGTTCATGAAGAAGCAGACAAAATGAAAGACAAAGTTGACTTAATAATGAACGATTCTCAAAATGCTCAACAAGTTCAAAATGACCAAATTGATGCTATGCTTTCAAAAGGTGTAGATGGACTAGCTATTAACCTTGTTGATCCAGCTGCTGGAGAAACTGTTATGACTAAAATCAAAGCAGAAGATGTTCCTGTAGTGTTCTACAATAAAAAACCTGCAAAAGCTGTATTAGATGCTTATGACAAAGCTTACTATGTAGGAATTGATCCTAATGCTCAAGGTATTGCTCAAGGTGAACTTATTATGAAAGCTTGGAAAGCTAATCCAAACTTAGACCTTAACAAAGATGGAGTTATTCAATATGTTATGTTAAAAGGAGAACCTGGACATCCAGATGCTGAAGCAAGAACTATTTATTCAGTAAAAACTTTAAATGACAATGGAATTAAAACTGAAGAATTAGCTTTGGACGCTGCTATGTGGGATACAGCTTTAGCAAAAGATAAAATGGATGCATGGTTATCTGGACCTAATGGAGATAAAATTGAAGTTGTAATTTGTAATAACGACAGTATGGCATTTGGTGCTATAGAAGCTCTAAGAGCAGCTGGAAAACAACTTCCTGTATTTGGAGTTGACGCTCTTCCAGAAGCAATTGTTAAAATCAAAGAAGGAGAAATGGCAGGAACTGTTCTTAATGATGCTAATGGTCAAGGAGTAGGAACTTGGGATATGATCGTTAACCTTGCTGCAGGTAAAAATCCTACTGATGGAACAGATTTCGTATTAGAAAATAAAGAACTATTAATTCCTAGTATTGGAATCGATAAAGACAACGTTGACCAATTCAATAAATAA
- a CDS encoding ROK family protein has protein sequence MNYYMGIDLGGTNTKIGILDIEGNIYKSTSIKTLSSNGAQKTLERIWEASKELAKDLQIDISNIKGIGIGIPGPVIDQSIVAFFANFPWGENVNIKKMMEDISGIETKLDNDVNIIALGEAKFGAAKGSRASVTIALGTGIGGGIYIDGHLISGFNGAGGEVGHIKLVKDGRLCGCGQKGCFEAYASATGLIREATSRLIVNKNNLLYTIIEGKIDSLEAKDIFDAAKEGDEFSLSLVDYEAEYLAMGIGNILNIINPEIVVLSGGVALAGDILMNPLKEKLKKYALPVVVKDIKFVQGILGNEAGIKGSIGLFI, from the coding sequence ATGAATTACTATATGGGTATTGACTTAGGAGGAACAAATACAAAAATTGGCATTCTTGATATAGAAGGAAATATATATAAAAGTACTTCTATTAAAACACTGTCATCTAACGGAGCACAAAAAACTTTAGAAAGAATTTGGGAAGCTTCTAAAGAATTAGCTAAAGATTTACAAATTGATATTTCTAATATAAAAGGTATAGGAATTGGTATTCCAGGACCTGTTATAGATCAAAGTATTGTAGCTTTTTTTGCTAATTTTCCATGGGGAGAAAATGTAAATATTAAAAAAATGATGGAAGATATTTCGGGTATTGAGACTAAATTAGATAATGATGTCAATATTATTGCTTTAGGAGAAGCAAAGTTTGGAGCTGCAAAAGGAAGTAGAGCTAGTGTAACTATTGCATTAGGAACTGGTATTGGTGGTGGAATATATATTGATGGTCATCTTATATCAGGATTTAACGGAGCTGGTGGAGAAGTAGGACATATAAAGCTTGTTAAAGATGGACGACTTTGTGGTTGTGGACAAAAAGGTTGTTTTGAAGCTTACGCTTCTGCGACTGGGCTTATTCGAGAAGCTACTTCTCGTCTTATTGTAAATAAAAACAATTTATTATATACAATTATCGAAGGAAAAATTGATTCTTTAGAAGCTAAAGATATATTTGATGCGGCTAAAGAAGGAGATGAATTCTCTTTAAGTTTAGTAGACTATGAGGCTGAGTATTTAGCTATGGGAATTGGAAATATTTTAAATATTATAAATCCAGAAATAGTTGTACTTAGTGGTGGAGTTGCTCTAGCTGGTGATATATTAATGAACCCATTAAAAGAAAAATTAAAAAAATATGCTCTACCTGTAGTTGTAAAAGATATAAAATTTGTACAAGGAATTCTCGGAAATGAAGCTGGTATTAAAGGATCTATTGGGTTATTTATATAA
- the mglC gene encoding galactose/methyl galactoside ABC transporter permease MglC: MAIRGKDGKIDFKKLFIESGLYLVLFIMLVLIVAKEPSFLSIRNFKNILTQSSVRLIIALGIAGLIVTTGTDLSAGRQVGFAAVISASLLQAATTAHKVYPTLQNFPIIGAILIVMFVGMIIGAVNGIVVAKLNVHPFIATLGSMTAVYGINSLYYDYAGGSPISGFDPKYTSFAQGFFKIGDFTLPYLIIYSIIATIIMWILWNKTKFGKNVFAVGGNIEAAKVSGVNVDWTLIKLYALSGIFYAFGGFLEAGRIGSATNNLGFMYEMDAIAACVIGGVSFYGGVGKISGVVTGVIILTVINYGLTYVGVNPYWQYIIKGVIIVGAVAFDAIKYAKKK; the protein is encoded by the coding sequence ATGGCTATACGTGGAAAAGACGGAAAAATAGATTTTAAGAAACTTTTTATTGAAAGTGGATTATATCTTGTTTTATTTATAATGCTTGTACTTATTGTTGCAAAAGAACCTTCATTTTTAAGTATAAGAAACTTTAAAAATATTTTAACACAGTCATCTGTTAGACTTATAATAGCACTTGGAATTGCTGGACTTATTGTCACTACAGGTACTGACCTTTCAGCTGGTAGACAAGTTGGATTTGCAGCAGTTATTTCTGCATCGCTACTTCAAGCAGCTACAACTGCTCATAAAGTTTATCCAACTCTTCAAAATTTCCCTATTATTGGAGCAATTCTTATAGTTATGTTTGTTGGTATGATAATAGGAGCAGTTAACGGAATTGTAGTTGCAAAACTCAATGTCCATCCATTTATTGCTACTTTAGGTAGTATGACAGCTGTATACGGTATCAACTCACTATATTATGACTATGCTGGTGGATCACCTATTTCTGGTTTTGATCCTAAGTATACATCTTTTGCTCAAGGATTCTTTAAGATTGGAGATTTTACACTTCCATACCTAATAATTTATTCAATTATAGCTACTATTATAATGTGGATATTATGGAATAAAACAAAATTTGGTAAAAATGTATTTGCTGTTGGTGGAAATATAGAAGCTGCTAAAGTTTCAGGAGTTAATGTTGATTGGACTCTTATAAAACTATATGCTTTATCTGGAATTTTCTATGCTTTTGGTGGTTTCCTAGAAGCTGGGCGTATTGGATCTGCAACAAATAATCTTGGATTTATGTATGAAATGGACGCTATTGCTGCTTGTGTTATTGGTGGAGTTTCTTTCTATGGTGGAGTTGGAAAAATATCTGGAGTTGTTACAGGAGTAATTATTCTTACTGTTATCAACTATGGACTAACATATGTTGGAGTAAATCCATACTGGCAATATATTATAAAAGGTGTAATTATTGTTGGAGCAGTAGCATTTGATGCTATAAAATATGCTAAGAAAAAATAG